A single window of Chloracidobacterium thermophilum B DNA harbors:
- a CDS encoding (2Fe-2S) ferredoxin domain-containing protein produces the protein MAAEMEAGPPDRFLDVVRADGVVRELRVIEGQLFVCQGCCCGQTERGIPAVPLDAYKREWKGRGLRLRVHLTVTGCLGPCPLANVILILFGGETVWLHSVNDEATVMAVFDYLEAMLAAGRYLPPPGALAARHFNRHIFDSASPGVWRSEKRSDLTQPPSADPAAGQVTAVGKVSG, from the coding sequence GTGGCAGCCGAAATGGAAGCCGGGCCGCCAGACCGTTTTCTCGATGTGGTGCGCGCCGATGGCGTCGTCAGGGAACTGCGCGTCATCGAGGGGCAGCTTTTCGTCTGCCAGGGCTGCTGCTGCGGACAGACGGAGCGGGGGATTCCAGCCGTACCGCTCGACGCCTACAAGCGTGAGTGGAAAGGGCGTGGGCTGCGGTTGCGCGTGCACCTGACAGTCACCGGCTGCCTGGGCCCGTGCCCACTGGCCAACGTCATCCTCATTCTCTTTGGCGGGGAAACGGTCTGGCTGCACTCCGTCAACGATGAAGCGACCGTGATGGCGGTGTTTGACTACCTTGAAGCCATGCTGGCCGCCGGGCGGTATCTCCCTCCGCCCGGCGCGCTGGCGGCGCGGCATTTCAACCGCCACATCTTTGATTCCGCTTCACCCGGCGTCTGGCGCAGTGAGAAGCGGAGTGACCTGACGCAACCGCCTTCAGCAGACCCGGCGGCAGGACAGGTGACAGCTGTCGGAAAGGTGTCCGGGTAA
- a CDS encoding ABC transporter substrate-binding protein: MTRLLANLGLVVLALGLSALAGKYGFAWQKAALSMPHHSDNTAAQRPSRIISTEYNVNEIVMDMVAPERILALSQDADNPGLCNILERTAQIPGRVASNPIRVEQILALEPDVVFVGAACPAETVSLLELGGVRVVRINRGYTISEIQENIRLIGNAVGEPARAEDLIAGMNRELATIRRIVADAPAPRALYIGSGYGYTAGIGTYTDELLHAAGARNAAREAGIKAWGKIALETVIEMDPDVIFVPDTGGRAHGAVGMRLVIPPKPLEQDPVWQDVRAVKSGRVVTLPSSLLLCNSHYNTRAAWAMARALHPDRFQQNSP; the protein is encoded by the coding sequence ATGACACGACTTCTGGCCAATCTGGGACTGGTGGTATTGGCGCTGGGGCTGTCAGCGCTGGCCGGGAAGTACGGCTTTGCCTGGCAAAAAGCTGCGCTTTCGATGCCGCACCACAGCGACAACACCGCAGCGCAGCGCCCATCACGCATCATTTCAACCGAATACAATGTCAATGAAATCGTCATGGACATGGTTGCGCCGGAGCGGATTCTGGCGCTCAGCCAGGATGCCGACAATCCGGGCCTATGCAACATCTTGGAACGCACCGCGCAGATTCCGGGACGGGTGGCGTCCAATCCGATCCGGGTCGAGCAAATTCTGGCGCTCGAACCGGATGTGGTCTTCGTTGGGGCTGCGTGCCCGGCAGAAACCGTGTCGTTGCTTGAGCTGGGCGGTGTGCGTGTCGTACGCATCAACCGTGGTTATACGATTAGCGAAATTCAGGAAAACATCCGGCTTATTGGCAACGCCGTTGGCGAACCGGCGCGGGCGGAAGACCTGATTGCCGGGATGAATCGTGAACTGGCGACTATCCGCCGCATTGTGGCTGATGCGCCAGCGCCACGGGCGCTCTACATCGGAAGCGGTTATGGGTACACCGCCGGGATTGGCACCTACACCGATGAGTTACTTCATGCGGCCGGCGCGCGCAATGCCGCACGGGAAGCCGGCATCAAGGCGTGGGGCAAAATCGCCCTCGAAACGGTCATTGAGATGGACCCGGATGTGATTTTTGTACCCGACACCGGCGGTCGCGCGCACGGTGCCGTCGGTATGCGGCTGGTCATTCCGCCAAAACCACTCGAACAGGACCCGGTGTGGCAGGACGTGCGGGCCGTCAAATCCGGCCGGGTGGTGACGTTGCCCTCAAGCCTGCTGCTCTGTAACTCGCACTACAACACGCGGGCGGCGTGGGCTATGGCACGGGCGCTGCATCCTGACCGGTTTCAGCAGAATTCGCCATGA
- a CDS encoding FecCD family ABC transporter permease — translation MTRRDAWMLTGLTLLLTGVVILATALGTANVPPLRAMRILWDVLTGNEGDYPAWQRTVLLWVRLPRVLTAALVGGGLALTGAVMQAIFRNPMAEPGIIGVSAGAAFGAVTALYLGATTFSMLLAPTGAFIGALGCTFVVYALASSGRGRLSVTTLLLSGVAVGSIVSALTSFVLALSLRQWEVGRQMLSWLMGDFEGRSWGHVALVFPLTLVGSVWLALHGRELNLLLTGEESALSLGIDVPALRRNLIVWASLVTAAAVSAVGAIGFVGLIVPHLLRLVMGPDNRRLLPAAFLGGAAFLVVADMVCRLASLSDLRPGVVTSLVGGPFFLYLLIRSRRTWAATV, via the coding sequence ATGACGCGCCGTGACGCATGGATGTTGACCGGATTGACGCTGCTGCTGACCGGGGTGGTCATTCTGGCAACCGCTCTGGGGACAGCAAATGTGCCCCCGCTGCGCGCCATGCGCATCCTGTGGGATGTCCTGACCGGCAACGAAGGTGACTATCCGGCGTGGCAGCGAACCGTCCTGTTGTGGGTACGTCTGCCGCGCGTCCTGACAGCGGCGCTGGTCGGAGGCGGGCTGGCGCTGACCGGGGCCGTGATGCAGGCGATTTTTCGCAATCCGATGGCCGAGCCGGGCATCATCGGCGTCTCGGCGGGGGCGGCTTTTGGGGCGGTGACGGCGCTGTATCTTGGCGCGACGACCTTCTCGATGCTGCTGGCTCCGACAGGCGCTTTCATCGGCGCGCTCGGCTGCACGTTTGTCGTCTATGCTCTGGCGTCAAGCGGGCGCGGACGGCTGTCGGTCACGACCCTGTTGTTGTCGGGGGTTGCCGTGGGCAGTATCGTGTCGGCCCTGACCTCGTTTGTGCTCGCTTTGTCGCTGCGCCAGTGGGAGGTCGGGCGGCAGATGCTCTCTTGGCTGATGGGGGATTTTGAAGGGCGCTCGTGGGGCCACGTGGCGCTGGTATTTCCGCTGACCCTGGTGGGGAGTGTCTGGCTGGCACTGCACGGCCGGGAACTCAACCTGCTGCTGACCGGTGAAGAATCCGCGCTGTCGCTGGGGATTGACGTGCCGGCGCTGCGCCGCAACCTGATTGTCTGGGCTTCGCTGGTGACGGCGGCGGCGGTCTCGGCCGTGGGGGCCATTGGGTTTGTTGGCTTGATTGTGCCGCACCTGTTGCGTCTGGTGATGGGGCCGGACAACCGCCGTCTGTTGCCAGCGGCGTTTCTGGGCGGAGCGGCCTTTCTGGTGGTGGCTGACATGGTGTGCCGTCTGGCGTCTCTGTCGGACTTGCGTCCGGGTGTCGTCACCTCGCTGGTCGGTGGGCCGTTCTTTCTCTACCTGCTCATCCGGTCGCGGCGCACGTGGGCGGCCACGGTGTGA
- a CDS encoding TonB-dependent receptor: protein MSSIFRGLILGAAWWLLLVSSAAAQSNAIRGRILDEQGSPVPNARVALQGRDVSVRLTTVSSANGEYAFENVAGREYLIEAEAPGFARTTRRVTPGEAADVTLKVEGIADVVVVTAAGAPQTVDEVSKAITVIDRQEILDRNEFALYEVLRTAPGIQILNNGGPGAFTQLRTRGLRPDATAILYDGLRFRDASTTQGDATSFMSNLNFVDFGRVEFLRGSGSSLYGTNAVGGVVNIVSNPGGGPTTGSLQLEGGGLGLFRGRFQLQGGLAGDRFTYSFATTHLNVTRGVNGWTPTRSTGVQGTLRYDFTPNISLTGRVNASDDFVALQISPTTAGIPAANFPTVGVIPARFLPADQVRRLIAGVPSSQIIWGDTTIIPNRQDPDNRRSSDFAMGAVIFNHTINPTVGYRVAWQRVHTARVFQNGPGGFGFQPVTSNFLNYVGDIDTVDARVNWQPARWFTFTAGYEFEHEAYFDRQDNRLPDPRRRVNVQTNISQNAHAGYFQAQFRLLEDRLQLSLSGRTQGFRLNRPTFVATGTTSAYANVQLKAPPTAYTGDISASYFVPTTRTKLRAHVGNAYRAPALYERFGGGFFNNPVTGLVNFTPYGDPFLAPDRYNSFDAGVDQYFFRDRLQIGITGFYTRVVQITAFDSSGVLNPATDPYGRSSGYINGSGGISRGVEVSFNARPTTTLTLNGSYTHTSAGTDRDVSVRGFFRIFGVAEHTFTFVANQALGKRVNINFDLAAYSRTYAALFAVNRSRAFEVPGYVKADVMGSYTLPVGNDRTLRFYGQVENLFNRRYFTGNGWLAPGVVGRGGVAFQF from the coding sequence ATGAGTTCCATCTTTCGTGGTCTGATCCTTGGCGCTGCCTGGTGGCTGCTGCTGGTCAGTAGCGCCGCAGCCCAGTCCAATGCCATTCGGGGACGCATCCTGGATGAACAGGGAAGCCCTGTTCCCAATGCCAGAGTGGCCCTGCAGGGGCGTGATGTCAGTGTGCGGCTCACGACGGTCAGCAGTGCCAACGGCGAATATGCCTTTGAAAACGTGGCCGGACGCGAATACCTCATCGAGGCCGAAGCGCCCGGCTTTGCCCGGACGACGCGCCGCGTCACACCCGGCGAGGCTGCCGACGTTACTCTCAAGGTGGAAGGAATTGCCGATGTCGTGGTGGTCACGGCCGCTGGTGCGCCCCAAACCGTGGATGAGGTCTCCAAGGCCATCACCGTCATTGACCGCCAGGAAATCCTCGACCGCAACGAGTTTGCCCTCTACGAAGTGTTGCGCACCGCGCCGGGTATCCAGATTCTCAACAACGGCGGTCCGGGCGCCTTTACCCAGCTTCGGACGCGGGGGCTGCGCCCGGATGCCACAGCCATCCTCTACGACGGGTTGCGCTTCCGCGATGCCTCAACCACACAGGGTGATGCCACATCGTTTATGTCCAACCTCAACTTTGTGGATTTCGGACGGGTGGAGTTTCTGCGCGGGTCGGGTTCGTCGCTCTACGGGACGAATGCCGTGGGCGGCGTCGTCAACATCGTCTCCAATCCCGGCGGCGGCCCGACAACCGGCTCACTGCAACTCGAAGGTGGCGGACTGGGACTGTTTCGCGGACGGTTTCAGCTTCAGGGCGGACTGGCCGGCGACCGTTTCACCTACAGCTTTGCCACAACGCACCTCAACGTCACACGCGGCGTCAACGGCTGGACGCCCACGCGCAGCACGGGGGTTCAGGGAACGCTGCGCTATGACTTCACGCCCAACATTTCGTTGACCGGGCGCGTCAATGCCTCAGACGACTTTGTGGCGCTGCAAATCAGTCCGACGACGGCGGGCATTCCGGCGGCCAACTTTCCCACGGTCGGCGTCATTCCGGCGCGGTTTCTGCCGGCCGACCAGGTGCGGCGGCTGATTGCCGGTGTGCCGTCCTCCCAAATCATCTGGGGAGATACGACCATCATTCCCAACCGGCAGGACCCGGACAACCGCCGGTCGTCTGACTTTGCCATGGGAGCGGTCATCTTCAACCACACCATCAACCCGACGGTAGGCTACCGGGTGGCGTGGCAGCGGGTGCATACGGCGCGCGTCTTTCAGAACGGCCCCGGCGGCTTTGGCTTCCAGCCGGTTACTTCCAACTTCCTCAACTATGTCGGCGACATTGACACCGTGGATGCACGGGTCAACTGGCAGCCGGCGCGCTGGTTCACCTTTACGGCCGGCTACGAGTTTGAACACGAAGCCTACTTTGACCGGCAGGACAACCGCCTGCCCGATCCCCGGCGGCGGGTGAACGTACAGACCAACATCAGCCAGAACGCCCATGCCGGCTACTTTCAGGCGCAGTTCCGGTTGCTCGAAGACCGGCTTCAGCTTTCCCTGTCGGGACGGACGCAGGGCTTCCGGTTGAATCGTCCCACGTTTGTGGCGACCGGGACGACCAGTGCCTACGCCAACGTGCAGCTCAAAGCACCGCCAACGGCCTACACCGGAGACATTTCAGCCTCGTATTTCGTCCCGACAACCAGGACCAAGCTGCGCGCCCACGTGGGCAATGCCTATCGCGCGCCGGCGCTCTATGAACGCTTCGGGGGTGGCTTTTTCAACAATCCCGTCACCGGTCTGGTCAACTTCACGCCCTATGGCGATCCGTTCCTCGCCCCGGACCGGTACAACTCGTTTGACGCCGGAGTGGACCAGTATTTTTTCCGCGACCGGCTGCAAATCGGCATCACCGGCTTTTACACCCGCGTCGTGCAGATTACAGCCTTTGATTCGAGTGGCGTGCTGAATCCGGCCACCGATCCTTACGGGCGCTCTTCGGGATACATCAACGGTTCGGGCGGTATTTCACGCGGCGTTGAGGTCAGCTTCAATGCGCGTCCCACGACGACGCTGACGCTGAATGGTTCCTACACCCACACCAGCGCCGGCACGGACCGCGACGTATCGGTACGCGGCTTTTTCCGCATCTTTGGTGTTGCCGAACACACCTTCACCTTTGTGGCCAATCAGGCACTCGGCAAGCGCGTCAATATCAACTTTGACCTGGCGGCCTACAGCCGCACCTATGCGGCGCTGTTTGCCGTCAACCGGTCACGGGCGTTTGAAGTGCCGGGCTATGTCAAGGCCGATGTCATGGGCAGCTACACCCTTCCGGTCGGCAATGACCGGACGTTGCGTTTCTACGGTCAGGTTGAAAACCTGTTCAACCGGCGTTACTTCACCGGAAACGGCTGGCTGGCGCCGGGTGTCGTGGGGCGCGGCGGTGTGGCCTTCCAGTTCTAG
- the cbiB gene encoding adenosylcobinamide-phosphate synthase CbiB: MSPLFLIAAYTLDRLIGDPPWLPHPVRWMGRFIAIGEQGLRPLATGPASLFLAGTGLSLALVGLSYGGSWLALRSLCAWSPTFGAMVMVYLAATTLATKDLLDETATVVDRLLCHDLPGARARVARIVGRDTAELSESEVCRATVETLAESASDGIIAPLFYLAVGGVPAALAYKAINTLDSCIGHKDEHYFWFGKFAARLDDLANWLPARLTALLLVVAAALGGADWRGALSTWRRDAHRHASPNAGHPEAAMAGALGVRLGGRNTYAGVPHVTPFLGQALRPLDIVAVETARRLVARVSWLGFAAALIFSLGGPR; encoded by the coding sequence ATGTCGCCGCTGTTCCTGATTGCCGCTTACACCCTTGACCGCCTCATTGGCGATCCGCCGTGGCTGCCTCATCCCGTACGCTGGATGGGACGCTTCATTGCCATCGGCGAGCAGGGACTGCGCCCGTTGGCCACAGGGCCGGCAAGCCTGTTTCTGGCCGGAACCGGCTTGTCACTGGCGCTGGTGGGTCTCAGTTATGGCGGCAGTTGGCTGGCTTTGCGCAGCCTGTGTGCCTGGTCGCCGACCTTTGGCGCCATGGTCATGGTCTATCTGGCCGCCACGACGCTGGCGACCAAAGACCTGCTGGATGAAACCGCCACGGTCGTTGACCGTCTGCTTTGCCATGACCTGCCCGGCGCGCGGGCGCGGGTGGCACGGATTGTCGGACGCGATACTGCCGAACTCAGTGAAAGCGAAGTCTGCCGGGCAACGGTGGAAACACTGGCCGAAAGCGCCTCGGACGGCATCATTGCGCCCTTGTTCTATCTGGCTGTGGGCGGCGTTCCGGCAGCGCTGGCCTACAAGGCCATCAACACCCTCGATTCCTGCATCGGTCACAAAGACGAACACTACTTCTGGTTTGGCAAGTTTGCAGCGCGGCTGGATGACCTTGCCAACTGGCTTCCGGCGCGGCTGACGGCGCTGCTGCTGGTGGTGGCCGCTGCACTTGGCGGCGCGGACTGGCGCGGCGCGCTGTCCACGTGGCGGCGGGATGCGCACCGCCACGCCAGCCCGAATGCCGGACATCCCGAAGCCGCCATGGCCGGCGCGCTCGGCGTCCGCCTGGGCGGCCGCAACACCTACGCCGGCGTTCCCCACGTCACACCTTTTCTCGGTCAGGCTCTCCGTCCGCTGGATATAGTCGCTGTTGAAACGGCGCGGCGGCTCGTGGCCCGGGTCTCCTGGCTCGGCTTCGCAGCGGCGCTCATCTTCAGCTTGGGAGGGCCCCGATGA
- a CDS encoding ABC transporter ATP-binding protein, with the protein MAFLELNDVWFEVNGKAIVREVSLSPPPGSFLALIGPNGSGKTTVIRLLAGLLLPTRGVAYLEGRDLRQWSRREVARKVAVVPQDTHLDFAFTVRDIVAMGRHAHLGRFQPEGAHDRAVIEQAMARADILDLRARLVTELSGGERQRVLIARSLATEAPTILLDEPTASLDVAHALETYELCRRLAREGKTIVMAVHDLNAAARYADRVAVMQGGRCVAQGRPEEVMNERLLADVFGVQVEMYRSRGGWMSFVFHLGPVAAEVAEYPR; encoded by the coding sequence ATGGCATTTCTTGAACTCAACGACGTGTGGTTTGAGGTGAATGGCAAGGCGATTGTACGCGAAGTGTCCCTGTCGCCGCCGCCAGGCAGCTTTCTGGCCCTGATCGGACCGAACGGCTCCGGGAAGACAACGGTGATTCGGTTGCTTGCCGGGCTGCTGTTACCAACCCGTGGTGTGGCTTATCTGGAAGGCCGTGACCTGCGCCAGTGGTCGCGCCGGGAAGTGGCGCGGAAAGTGGCAGTCGTTCCGCAGGATACGCATCTGGATTTTGCGTTTACCGTGCGCGACATCGTCGCCATGGGACGGCACGCACATCTGGGACGTTTCCAGCCGGAAGGGGCGCACGACCGCGCCGTGATTGAACAGGCCATGGCGCGGGCCGACATCCTGGATTTGCGCGCGCGGCTGGTCACAGAGCTTTCCGGCGGAGAGCGCCAGCGCGTCCTCATTGCGCGCAGCCTGGCAACCGAAGCGCCGACGATTCTGCTCGATGAACCCACGGCCAGTCTGGATGTGGCGCACGCGCTTGAAACCTACGAGCTGTGCCGAAGGCTGGCCCGCGAAGGCAAAACCATCGTGATGGCCGTCCACGATCTCAATGCCGCCGCCCGTTATGCTGACCGGGTGGCGGTGATGCAGGGGGGGCGGTGTGTGGCGCAGGGCCGGCCCGAAGAGGTGATGAACGAACGCCTGCTGGCCGACGTGTTTGGCGTACAGGTGGAAATGTACCGGTCACGCGGCGGGTGGATGAGTTTTGTCTTTCACCTGGGGCCGGTTGCCGCTGAAGTGGCGGAGTATCCGCGCTAG
- a CDS encoding cobyric acid synthase, whose protein sequence is MPARALMVLGTASHVGKSLLTAGLCRIFRQNGWRVAPFKAQNMALNSAATPDGGEIGRAQALQAEACELAPTTDMNPILIKPSSDQTAQYVVQGKVWRNLTARDYFSFRVRELFPRVLESYTRLAEQFDLIVLEGAGSPAEINLRDYDIVNMRMAHAANAACLLVGDIDRGGVFASLVGTLVLLDEADRARIRGTVINKFRGDRKLLEPGLAMLEAHTQRPCVGVVPYLPNLKLDEEDSVALEDRQTPARIWKSLPNTPERPLRIGVIALPWMSNFTDFDALAAEPSVALAFLERPEDVAAADVIILPGTKQTLHDLRYLRERGFVPPLLAHARTRPLVGICGGMQILGQRIEDPTGAEGGGWDEGLGCLPIVTVLRSRKWTTPATGRWRPPTLFGQPAPNLRAEGYEIHLGETVYAPGAEGLFDVVRATGEQVVDGAVSPDGRIIGTYLHGLFDDDNFRHHFIAAVRRMCHLSPAESLRSYRSERRQRLDDLAAALRTALDVTRIERWLAA, encoded by the coding sequence ATGCCGGCGCGGGCGCTGATGGTGCTGGGGACGGCATCCCATGTGGGCAAGTCGCTGCTGACGGCCGGGCTGTGCCGCATCTTCAGACAGAACGGCTGGCGCGTTGCTCCGTTCAAGGCGCAGAACATGGCACTCAACTCGGCGGCCACACCCGACGGCGGAGAAATCGGCCGGGCCCAGGCGCTTCAGGCCGAAGCCTGCGAACTGGCCCCGACGACCGACATGAACCCGATTCTCATCAAGCCGTCGTCTGATCAGACGGCGCAGTATGTCGTTCAGGGGAAGGTTTGGCGCAACCTGACGGCGCGCGATTACTTTTCTTTTCGGGTACGGGAACTGTTCCCGCGTGTTCTGGAAAGCTACACCCGCCTGGCTGAACAGTTTGATCTCATCGTTCTCGAAGGAGCCGGCTCGCCGGCGGAAATCAATCTCCGCGACTACGACATCGTGAACATGCGTATGGCACACGCGGCCAATGCCGCCTGCCTGCTGGTGGGGGATATTGACCGGGGCGGAGTGTTTGCCTCTCTGGTGGGGACACTTGTGCTGCTGGACGAAGCCGACCGCGCGCGGATTCGCGGGACGGTCATCAACAAGTTCCGGGGCGACCGCAAGCTGCTCGAACCGGGGCTGGCTATGCTGGAAGCCCATACGCAGCGGCCATGTGTGGGCGTTGTCCCATACCTGCCCAACCTCAAGCTCGATGAGGAAGACAGCGTGGCGCTGGAAGACCGCCAGACACCGGCCCGCATCTGGAAGAGCTTGCCAAACACGCCGGAGCGACCGCTGCGCATTGGCGTCATCGCGCTGCCGTGGATGTCGAACTTCACGGACTTTGATGCCCTGGCTGCAGAGCCTTCCGTGGCCCTGGCCTTTCTGGAACGTCCTGAAGACGTGGCGGCGGCAGATGTCATCATCCTGCCCGGAACGAAGCAAACCCTGCACGACCTGCGCTACCTCCGCGAACGTGGCTTTGTGCCGCCGCTGCTGGCGCATGCCCGAACCAGGCCGCTGGTGGGCATCTGCGGTGGGATGCAAATCCTTGGGCAGCGGATTGAAGACCCGACCGGCGCGGAAGGCGGTGGCTGGGATGAGGGGCTGGGATGCCTGCCCATTGTGACCGTGCTGCGGTCCAGGAAGTGGACGACGCCAGCCACCGGGCGTTGGCGGCCGCCGACCCTGTTTGGCCAGCCGGCGCCGAACCTGCGCGCCGAAGGCTATGAGATTCATCTGGGCGAGACCGTCTATGCCCCCGGCGCTGAAGGGCTGTTCGACGTAGTGCGCGCCACCGGGGAACAGGTCGTGGATGGCGCCGTTTCACCGGATGGACGAATCATCGGAACGTACTTGCACGGACTGTTTGATGACGACAATTTCCGGCATCACTTCATCGCGGCTGTCCGCCGCATGTGTCATCTGTCGCCGGCCGAAAGCCTGCGCAGCTACCGGTCAGAGCGACGGCAACGCCTGGACGATCTGGCGGCGGCCTTGCGTACGGCGCTGGACGTGACCCGGATCGAGCGTTGGCTCGCAGCCTGA
- a CDS encoding type 1 glutamine amidotransferase: MARQWKNYCEFEPIVQRIEHMRVLVLDNLIACMSDLNEKAKDEPNFDAEAWVAEERKIAGFAIGNITQNINNLVVKPHWLVVRLNELTDARVADFDPDAIIISGTLRDFDLYNPKLIANLESFLQRTTVPVLGICGGHQIMGQAFGVRVVTLDGLNPWEKRTERMREYQYYLIHVLRPQDPLFAGILTERGRRLPKNTLRVWQNHGLMLERVPPGFSLLAKSELTRNQIMVKRGDGQLLYGVQFHLEKSFEDWRKLPSPWEHRNESRDGRRMFENFLIEALKHRGKADLVHEKAILPAPVVQTQPAQPAYAVAASGQRLNGYGSSGKALPPARPAAEVPTPEAEGEYIADRLTGL, from the coding sequence ATGGCGCGACAGTGGAAAAACTACTGTGAGTTCGAGCCTATCGTGCAACGCATCGAGCACATGCGGGTGCTGGTGCTGGATAATCTCATCGCCTGCATGTCTGACCTCAACGAGAAAGCGAAGGACGAACCCAACTTCGATGCCGAGGCGTGGGTTGCCGAAGAACGCAAGATCGCTGGATTCGCCATCGGAAACATCACCCAGAACATCAACAACCTGGTTGTCAAGCCACACTGGCTGGTGGTCCGCCTCAATGAGCTGACGGATGCCCGGGTCGCCGATTTTGACCCCGATGCCATCATCATCAGCGGCACGCTGCGCGACTTTGATCTCTACAATCCGAAACTCATTGCCAACCTGGAGTCCTTTCTGCAGCGCACGACGGTTCCCGTGCTGGGCATCTGTGGCGGACATCAGATTATGGGGCAGGCGTTTGGCGTCCGGGTGGTGACGTTGGACGGTTTGAACCCGTGGGAAAAACGTACCGAGCGCATGCGGGAGTACCAGTATTACCTCATCCACGTCCTGCGCCCACAGGACCCGCTGTTTGCCGGTATTTTGACCGAACGTGGGCGGCGGCTGCCGAAAAACACCCTGCGGGTGTGGCAAAACCACGGGCTGATGCTGGAGCGCGTGCCGCCCGGATTTTCGTTGCTGGCCAAAAGTGAGCTGACCCGCAACCAGATTATGGTCAAGCGCGGCGACGGGCAGTTGCTCTATGGCGTGCAGTTTCACCTCGAAAAATCCTTCGAGGACTGGCGCAAGCTGCCCAGCCCGTGGGAACACCGGAACGAAAGCCGGGACGGACGGCGGATGTTTGAGAACTTTCTCATCGAGGCGCTCAAACACCGTGGTAAGGCGGATTTGGTACACGAGAAAGCCATTCTGCCGGCGCCGGTTGTCCAAACCCAGCCTGCCCAGCCGGCCTATGCGGTTGCGGCGAGCGGGCAACGGCTCAACGGGTATGGCAGTTCCGGGAAAGCGCTTCCGCCAGCGCGTCCGGCGGCGGAAGTCCCCACGCCGGAAGCTGAAGGCGAATACATTGCCGACCGCCTGACCGGCCTCTGA
- the cobD gene encoding threonine-phosphate decarboxylase CobD, whose product MNPSPWLLAHGGRVFEAAQRWGIAPTEVLDFSASLNPWGPPASVRSAVAQADWTHYPDDTALRASFAQRHRLDPAAVVVGNGVSGLLFDALRIWRPRRVLLLEPSFTEYRRALVAVNACLVTWPLRAEDGFQPNFGQLGPFIRETRVDTVLLNTPHNPTGVAYPPEHLLEFVRTVAQHSVRVVLDESFVDYQPENSLIQKAANLPNVVVLRSMTKFYTMPGLRVGVAVAYPPLAQELRRQTAAWPVGVPALEAAQAALADEDFASRTRLRTECARRTFAHALDELGCTVFPSAANFLLLRLPRGTGTDLARWLEPHHVLIRRCTDFVGLDDRYVRVAVRDDAANAHLVALLVRWLEERRQAELTSSQDSR is encoded by the coding sequence ATGAATCCTTCTCCGTGGTTACTCGCACATGGTGGACGTGTTTTCGAGGCGGCGCAGCGGTGGGGCATTGCGCCGACGGAAGTGCTGGACTTCAGCGCCAGTCTCAATCCCTGGGGGCCGCCGGCTTCCGTCAGGTCGGCGGTGGCGCAGGCGGACTGGACACATTACCCCGACGACACGGCGCTGCGCGCCAGCTTTGCGCAACGCCATCGGCTCGATCCGGCAGCCGTCGTGGTTGGCAACGGCGTATCGGGACTGCTTTTTGATGCCTTGCGCATCTGGCGTCCCCGGCGCGTCCTGCTGCTGGAACCTTCCTTTACCGAGTACCGCCGGGCGCTCGTGGCCGTCAACGCCTGTCTCGTCACCTGGCCGCTGCGTGCTGAAGACGGTTTTCAGCCCAACTTCGGGCAGCTTGGGCCGTTCATCCGCGAAACGCGCGTGGATACGGTCCTGCTCAACACACCGCACAACCCAACCGGCGTCGCCTATCCGCCGGAGCACCTGCTGGAGTTCGTCCGTACCGTGGCCCAGCACAGCGTACGGGTCGTGCTGGACGAATCCTTCGTGGATTACCAGCCCGAAAACTCGCTGATTCAGAAAGCCGCCAACCTGCCCAACGTCGTCGTCCTGCGTTCGATGACAAAGTTCTACACGATGCCGGGCTTGCGCGTCGGGGTCGCCGTTGCCTACCCGCCGCTGGCGCAGGAGTTGCGCCGTCAGACGGCCGCCTGGCCCGTCGGCGTACCGGCGCTCGAAGCAGCCCAAGCCGCCCTGGCCGATGAGGATTTTGCTTCCCGGACGCGCCTGCGTACCGAGTGCGCCCGGCGCACCTTTGCCCACGCCCTCGATGAACTCGGCTGCACGGTGTTTCCCAGTGCGGCCAACTTTTTGCTTCTCCGCCTGCCACGCGGCACAGGGACGGATTTGGCCCGCTGGCTGGAACCACACCACGTCCTCATCCGCCGCTGCACGGATTTTGTCGGTCTGGACGACCGCTATGTGCGGGTTGCCGTCCGCGACGATGCCGCCAACGCGCATCTGGTCGCCCTGCTGGTACGCTGGCTTGAGGAACGACGGCAGGCGGAGTTGACCAGTTCACAAGATTCCCGGTGA